One Drosophila teissieri strain GT53w chromosome X, Prin_Dtei_1.1, whole genome shotgun sequence genomic window, AGCGAGACCAACGAGCTGGTAGATCTCGTCTCCTCGCTGCAGGACGAGAACAAGCGCCTGGTGAAGCAGACGCAGGACCTGCAGTCCTCCTCCGCCCAAAGCTCTGGCCTGGGCGCCAGTCTCACCGAGAGCATTATCAGCATGACCAACCACGAGCTCCACGGCGCCCTTTCCGATACCCAAGTGCTGCAACGGCTCAAGGAGCAGATATACAAGCAGCGCGACGAGTTGAAGCACCGCGAGCGGGAGCTGCAGGACAAGTACAGCGAGCTGGAGCACGTTAGTGTCGCTAAGCTTAGGAATGCTCGCATTCCCCACTAACTCTTTGCTTTTCATTCACAGCTCAATATCCAGGCGGAGCGGCTGAAGGCCTCGGAGCGGGACACCCGGCGCCGCCACAAGCTAATGCAGGCCCAAGTGAAGACGCTCTGCGAGGAGCGCGCCGACTTTCTGGCCCAGCTGCAGGACCAGAGCCGCGAGATCAACCAATTGCGCAAGCGGTTGGGGCTGGCCGAAAAGGAGAACGAGGACTTGGTGGCCTCGTACGACGATGGCCAGAACGATCCCAACCGGCCGCGGTACACCACGCGCGAGCTGAAAGAGTTGATTAGCGAGCGGGATGAGCTGCTGACCACCATCGATACCCTCAACGAGCAGCTGGCGGAGCTGAAGCCGCCCAGCCAGGCGAAGGGCAAGCGGCAGCGCCACTTCTCCAGCTCCGATGACAGCGATGAGGACGACGATGGTCACGTGGcggacaacgacgacgacgacgacgaggaggaggaggcagcCGAGGCGAACGAGCTGGAGCCACCAGCTGCCGGAGAAACGTAAGTATCCCTCATTTTTGGGGCTCCGCTAGAGAAAACCGCAATCTATGAACGACCGCTTGAGGCAAAATGATTAATGAGCAAGCACTTTTAGCCTGAgtcattattttgttgttattcaGTGCTAACAATATTCAAATAGACCTTATGATGTAAACGCTTAATTGGCAGGTGATTCAGAGCCAGAgcttaaatgtttctttttgcGTGCTTTTTTGCAAGGCCAGCAGTTAGCTAAATGGCATTATTGGCTGTCAAACGAAATGTTGGATTCGGGTTCatgttgtatttattgttGAGTTTCCCCATTGTAGCTAATTACGCTCCTCATCGCTTTTCAGGCCACCTGGACACGATGCGCCCGTGCAGGGACCTTTGCCCTACGAGCCGGACGATGCGCCCTGGAAGAAGAGCTCCGAGTCGGGAATACGCAAATTGTAAGTGCTGCTGAATAGTGCTGCCGGAATAGAACTCTATATTCATGACTATTACTGCATTGCAGCTTTCGGAAGCTGTTCTCGGACCCGTCGGACGGCAGCAACACGTTCCCGAAACGTTCCTTGGCCACGCTCTCCAAGATGGCGCTGTCGGCCACGCCTGGTTCCGTTTCCGCCTCCGCAGCGGCGAAGTAAGCGCCCTTAAAGCATCCGAGTTGGCGtgcatttcactttttgtttgttttctgtttttccgtttcaatttccgtttccgttcaATTCCGTTCCGTTTGCACTGCCCCGCACCCCTGCATCTTGCATcctaatttattatttattttttacatcttaaaattacgattacgattacgattacGTTTACGTTTAGTCTAGGCAACAGCCTGTATCTGACCCTGTCCCTCGCCATTCACCTGCTCCGCCTGAgctgtacatacatagtttACACACTCGATTGCTGTGCTCTCGTAATTCTAAGTTGTTATGCGATTTTGTTTACGTAATACGCGTTTTTTTCGTAACTCGTAACTCGTAACCCCTAACTGTACTGGATATATTTAATACGAATCcactttgtatttttttgtaccTTCGATTTATTCTAACTTGATTAACGACTACCACATAAGACTCCAAAAACATACACACCCCCTACATGTGCAAGTGTTCCAAAGAACAAGAACGAAAACGAGAACGAGATTGAGATCGAGATTGCCGAGTgagtttttaatgaatttaaacaAACGACAAGCAAACCAATGACAAACACAAGCTAAGAAAGACAAGCAGTCCTCCCAGGAAAGCGATTCGGTTAGGAGGACTCTGGTTCTGGGACCCCAGATTTTAGAAAGTCAATGAAGAACGGCAAGATTTTGCTTCAATTATCCGTAGTGTAACTCTATCCCCAAGACCCCACATCTATCTTGATCCTCGGCTATCGCCAACCCGTATGAGTATTTTAGCATTCTCATAGCAGTTGCCCCAAGCGgccttataaatatattacaaatttatcAAAATACGCAAACCTAGAGCGAAAAAGAAAcctaaaagtatataaaattgATATATAATTAGCAAACGTTACAACCTTAGCGCATTGTTTGTTGACTTGAATTGAACTAACTAACGAAACCAATCTCAGCATAGTAGATTCCATTgatcgattcgattcgattcgattagATTGATTAGATTACATTGCACAAAGAtgccaaaaagcgaaaatctCCGCGTAagcccattgcccattgccgGCCAGTCTGAATCAAGGAATGTTTTAGCCAAGAGTTTTACCATAGACTTAGCCACTGACCAGCTCGAATTGTTGTTACCCTGTCCAGGCGCCTTCGCCCAGAGCCCCCACTTCACTTCAAGCCCAGTGCTCTCGAGGAGATCTCAGCCTGATCCTCGAGCGAAGCTATCATCCATGTTGATTTGGATCCCGTTCCCCTTCCACTCACCAAGCACCAAGCGAGGAAACTCCTCAACTCCGGTTACATATCAgctccatcgccatcgtcgATGCGAACGTGCCAAAGACTAATGGTCAGACCCTGTCCccccccattcccattcccactcaCCGCACACCCAACACCCCACAACGCCCACTCCACACATACCAATCTCAATTAACCCATCTCGTTTTGAACAccacaacaaaaaccaaaagagtGGCAACTGAACTTTTATAAATCTGAACACGAGCGTAATGGTACCGCCATGAAAATGGGCTAACAAGGAGTGTCGAGTTGGGTGAAGACCACGAGGAAGATGGAGAGACATTGAGTATTTGGTGAATTAATGTTAACtaaatttatatacacatatacacatgCATTATACATAATATACTTTACTATATACTATGTAATACCGTATTATATGGAACTATGACTAACCAAAAGACAACAAGGCAacaattatacaaaattaaaagcgTACCAGGGTGGCACTTGGACCATGGACCGCAGGAGCGACCAGAGCgaggatcggatcggatcggttcggatcggattggatcgcATCATAGTGCATTGACGCCTCCGCATCCGGGTATCATCCTGTCCAGTACCCCTGTACGTACATCAAATTTATGAGTGGCTCCCTTTGAGCGCCCtccaaaataaaacttatgAACCATGGAAGTGGATAGCGAATGAATGATTTGGGTTGGCGGCAACGGAGCACACGCTTTGCGGAACTTAAGGTGTTTATTATATGATTTAACATAACTTATGagttcatttttaatttcgtttatttcCACTTGGTTTCAAAATTACTCCCAAGGCGTGGTGGGAAAAGTCAAGAAACGAATTCAAGCAAACAAATAGATCGGCAGAGAGTTCAAGATCATGGTTGCCGGTTCATCATGGTTCATCAGTAACGAAGGATGCTTGCACACCATCTTCACGTATTTTCACGTATCATATCATTTCATATCACGCCACAAAGGTTAGTAGCAACTTCAATTTGCCATGGAACACATTTCGGGGTGCTCTATTCCGAGTCATTGGAGTTCTGGCCTCCATGTCGTATGAGTACTGCATACTACTGATACCTGCAGCTACTGATATCCTTAGCATCAAAGTCTGGGCGAGGAGAGGTCGTATTTTGATCCTCCTCTTCGTGCTCCTTCGGGTAAATGAGTGTATTGGGTAGGTGTGGAACCCATGGGACTCCCCCGTGCCAGACCCATCGCGGTGGTTGGAGCTTTCTCGCCAGGAGCTTTTCGAATGAGCTTTGCCCCGGGGCTCTGGGCCACCCAGCAAGCCAGCCACGAAGCCATCTTGCAGCACCGTCAACCCtgcgcatccgcatccgcgtcCGCATCCTGCATCTCGTGCGGTGCGTCAGCAGCATCTCGTGCCCCCACCTCAAGTCCTTGCTCGGCCGCTCCTGTCGTTTACTGGGCGCCTGATCCCCATGCCGGGTTTGAGGCGTATCTAGGGCGTGGTGGTTGTTCCGGCCGGACGACCTTGAGCACCGCCCCCTCATCTGCGATGGCGTTTTAATTGCCCAGCAACAGGCGATGTTGGCGATGTGGTGGGGGTGGTTCTTCGTTCGGGGATGCGTTCTGGGCATTCTCAACGGGATTTTACGCAGTTCcaattaagcaattaaaaatctGCCACCGGACTTGTGGGCGAGACGGGGGGCGGGGTCGCGGTGGCCGGAGACGGCGTTGTCAGCTTTTTAATTAAGAAGATGTTAGCGTAATAGGATAGAAGGATATGCGCTGCGAAAATCGTAGGTCGAAATGTGCGCAGCTAATGAAGAAGGCCCCTGTGTTTTTGTGGTCACTGGGAGTGGGCCCCACAAATTCCACTAATTGGCCTGGCCAGAAAGAAAAGAATCACGAGATGGAGCAGAGCGCTTAATGAGTTTCTGCAGAGGCCCCGTGCGACGATTTCAGGGGCCTTAGTCAGTCGATTTTCGAACAGGCtcgcagcagccgccgcacAGGCTCCCctggatttggattttgttttgGATGCAAGGGGCAAGGGGTGGGGGCAGCCTTCGACTCGAAACTGAAACTCCCGTCAGAGCGATTGGACTGCAGACTGTGACACAGGACTCGCTCGACGCAGTGAACCCATGGGCGCCATATGCTTATTTGTCTCGAATAATCAATGAATGtgccacatatgtatgtatgttgcaTGCAAGTAATCGGTTACCTGCATTGGCACTACCGCGATTTCAGCCAGCGAGGGTTCACTGTCCGTCTGCACTTGCCGCATTTCTGCACCGCGCGCCGCCGTCGACGTCGCCTGCTGCTCCGCGATGAGCGCCTGAgcccaaaaactgttttttatACAAGGACATTGCCATCTCATGGCCACCCTAAGATGGAGAAAGAGCAAGAGTGGGAGCGCACTTGTTATTGCTTCTTTCTCTCGCGCAGCGAGTGAGTGCGAGTAGTGAGCGTGGGCCAGAGCGGGATGGGCATAGCGGCTGTGGAGATGAAGCTATAGCT contains:
- the LOC122624831 gene encoding RILP-like protein homolog isoform X4; this translates as MPGFHLNEMGEMVLDAIDDIGVVDVYDLASDIGKEYERIMDRFGTDAVSGLMPKIINTLELLEALATKNERENATIQELRDKVAQLESEKLEKAEFRRRFDKELELIEEQWRSETNELVDLVSSLQDENKRLVKQTQDLQSSSAQSSGLGASLTESIISMTNHELHGALSDTQVLQRLKEQIYKQRDELKHRERELQDKYSELEHLNIQAERLKASERDTRRRHKLMQAQVKTLCEERADFLAQLQDQSREINQLRKRLGLAEKENEDLVASYDDGQNDPNRPRYTTRELKELISERDELLTTIDTLNEQLAELKPPSQAKGKRQRHFSSSDDSDEDDDGHVADNDDDDDEEEEAAEANELEPPAAGETPPGHDAPVQGPLPYEPDDAPWKKSSESGIRKFFRKLFSDPSDGSNTFPKRSLATLSKMALSATPGSVSASAAAKVALGPWTAGATRARIGSDRFGSDWIAS
- the LOC122624831 gene encoding RILP-like protein homolog isoform X3, giving the protein MPGFHLNEMGEMVLDAIDDIGVVDVYDLASDIGKEYERIMDRFGTDAVSGLMPKIINTLELLEALATKNERENATIQELRDKVAQLESEKLEKAEFRRRFDKELELIEEQWRSETNELVDLVSSLQDENKRLVKQTQDLQSSSAQSSGLGASLTESIISMTNHELHGALSDTQVLQRLKEQIYKQRDELKHRERELQDKYSELEHLNIQAERLKASERDTRRRHKLMQAQVKTLCEERADFLAQLQDQSREINQLRKRLGLAEKENEDLVASYDDGQNDPNRPRYTTRELKELISERDELLTTIDTLNEQLAELKPPSQAKGKRQRHFSSSDDSDEDDDGHVADNDDDDDEEEEAAEANELEPPAAGETPPGHDAPVQGPLPYEPDDAPWKKSSESGIRKFFRKLFSDPSDGSNTFPKRSLATLSKMALSATPGSVSASAAANLGNSLYLTLSLAIHLLRLSCTYIVYTLDCCALVILSCYAILFT
- the LOC122624831 gene encoding RILP-like protein homolog isoform X1 — translated: MPGFHLNEMGEMVLDAIDDIGVVDVYDLASDIGKEYERIMDRFGTDAVSGLMPKIINTLELLEALATKNERENATIQELRDKVAQLESEKLEKAEFRRRFDKELELIEEQWRSETNELVDLVSSLQDENKRLVKQTQDLQSSSAQSSGLGASLTESIISMTNHELHGALSDTQVLQRLKEQIYKQRDELKHRERELQDKYSELEHLNIQAERLKASERDTRRRHKLMQAQVKTLCEERADFLAQLQDQSREINQLRKRLGLAEKENEDLVASYDDGQNDPNRPRYTTRELKELISERDELLTTIDTLNEQLAELKPPSQAKGKRQRHFSSSDDSDEDDDGHVADNDDDDDEEEEAAEANELEPPAAGETPPGHDAPVQGPLPYEPDDAPWKKSSESGIRKFFRKLFSDPSDGSNTFPKRSLATLSKMALSATPGSVSASAAAKQQPVSDPVPRHSPAPPELYIHSLHTRLLCSRNSKLLCDFVYVIRVFFVTRNS
- the LOC122624831 gene encoding RILP-like protein homolog isoform X2: MPGFHLNEMGEMVLDAIDDIGVVDVYDLASDIGKEYERIMDRFGTDAVSGLMPKIINTLELLEALATKNERENATIQELRDKVAQLESEKLEKAEFRRRFDKELELIEEQWRSETNELVDLVSSLQDENKRLVKQTQDLQSSSAQSSGLGASLTESIISMTNHELHGALSDTQVLQRLKEQIYKQRDELKHRERELQDKYSELEHLNIQAERLKASERDTRRRHKLMQAQVKTLCEERADFLAQLQDQSREINQLRKRLGLAEKENEDLVASYDDGQNDPNRPRYTTRELKELISERDELLTTIDTLNEQLAELKPPSQAKGKRQRHFSSSDDSDEDDDGHVADNDDDDDEEEEAAEANELEPPAAGETPPGHDAPVQGPLPYEPDDAPWKKSSESGIRKFFRKLFSDPSDGSNTFPKRSLATLSKMALSATPGSVSASAAANVPGWHLDHGPQERPERGSDRIGSDRIGSHHSALTPPHPGIILSSTPVRTSNL
- the LOC122624831 gene encoding RILP-like protein homolog isoform X5, translated to MPGFHLNEMGEMVLDAIDDIGVVDVYDLASDIGKEYERIMDRFGTDAVSGLMPKIINTLELLEALATKNERENATIQELRDKVAQLESEKLEKAEFRRRFDKELELIEEQWRSETNELVDLVSSLQDENKRLVKQTQDLQSSSAQSSGLGASLTESIISMTNHELHGALSDTQVLQRLKEQIYKQRDELKHRERELQDKYSELEHLNIQAERLKASERDTRRRHKLMQAQVKTLCEERADFLAQLQDQSREINQLRKRLGLAEKENEDLVASYDDGQNDPNRPRYTTRELKELISERDELLTTIDTLNEQLAELKPPSQAKGKRQRHFSSSDDSDEDDDGHVADNDDDDDEEEEAAEANELEPPAAGETPPGHDAPVQGPLPYEPDDAPWKKSSESGIRKFFRKLFSDPSDGSNTFPKRSLATLSKMALSATPGSVSASAAAK